One genomic region from Vitis riparia cultivar Riparia Gloire de Montpellier isolate 1030 chromosome 17, EGFV_Vit.rip_1.0, whole genome shotgun sequence encodes:
- the LOC117904311 gene encoding CRM-domain containing factor CFM3, chloroplastic/mitochondrial isoform X1, which produces MAFATAKLTEFPFTSHSSSLHFLFPKTPLSLLKPFSSLRTTDSNNLRNRKTKRSLYPWDHQNSRKSSNTNPNSSTKSWINKWPSPNPSIESEHRGIDSKGRDGTESRYFDGRSGTSAIERIVLRLRNLGLGSDDEDKNEGEVESGDTMPVTGDEKLGDLLQRDWVRPDSMLIEDEDEDDMILPWERGEERQEEEGDGRLKRRAVRAPTLAELTIEDEELRRLRRLGMTIRERINVPKAGITQAVLGKIHEKWRKEELVRLKFHEALAHDMKTAHEIVERRTGGLVTWRSGSVMVVFRGTNYEGPPKPQPVDGEGDSLFVPDVSSVDNPAMRNDNNAGPTLEKGSLPVRNPVHAENMTVEEAEYNSLLDGLGPRFVDWWGTGVLPVDGDLLPQSIPGYKTPLRILPTGMRPRLTNAEMTNLRKLAKSLPCHFALGRNRNHQGLAAAIIKLWEKSIVVKIAVKPGIQNTNNKLMAEEIKDLTGGVLLLRNKYYIVIYRGKDFLPTSVAAALSEREELTKHIQVVEEKVRTGGAEAIPSGEDGVGQPLAGTLAEFYEAQARWGREISAEEHEKMIEEASRAKSARVVKRIEHKLALAQAKKLRAERLLAKIEASMIPAGPSDDQETITDEERFMFRRLGLRMKAYLLLGVRGVFDGVIENMHLHWKHRELVKLISKQKTLAFVEDTARLLEYESGGILVAIERVPKGYALIYYRGKNYRRPVSLRPRNLLTKAKALKRSVAMQRHEALSQHISELERTIEQMKMEIGDSKDAEDKDSWSTEGHGQFDQVSEVSKSEDEASGMDSDADDVEDIDWKDDEESGISRFKNHDDLSSIKF; this is translated from the exons ATGGCCTTCGCAACTGCAAAATTAACGGAGTTTCCTTTCACCTCTCACTCATCCTCTCTCCACTTCCTCTTCCCTAAAACCCCCCTATCTCTCCTTAAACCCTTCTCTTCGCTCCGGACCACTGACTCCAACAACCTCAGAAACCGTAAAACTAAACGATCCCTTTATCCTTGGGACCATCAAAACTCTCGAAAAAGCTCTAACACTAATCCTAATTCTAGTACCAAATCTTGGATTAACAAATGGCCTTCTCCCAATCCTTCGATTGAGTCAGAACACAGAGGCATTGATTCTAAGGGTAGGGATGGGACGGAGAGTCGGTATTTCGATGGACGGAGCGGGACTAGTGCGATAGAGAGGATTGTGCTCCGGTTGCGGAATCTAGGGTTGGGTTCGGATGATGAGGATAAGAATGAGGGGGAAGTGGAGAGTGGTGATACAATGCCAGTGACCGGGGACGAGAAATTGGGGGATTTGTTGCAACGGGATTGGGTGCGACCCGATAGTATGTTGATtgaggatgaggatgaggatgacATGATTTTGCCATGGGAGAGGGGAGAGGAGCGGCAAGAAGAGGAGGGAGATGGGAGATTGAAGAGGAGGGCAGTCAGGGCGCCAACGTTGGCGGAGCTGACAATTGAGGACGAGGAGCTGAGGAGATTAAGGCGGCTCGGGATGACAATAAGAGAGAGGATTAATGTGCCCAAGGCAGGCATTACACAAGCGGTTTTGGGGAAGATTCATGAGAAGTGGAGGAAGGAAGAGTTGGTGCGGCTTAAATTTCATGAGGCTCTTGCGCATGATATGAAGACAGCCCATGAGATAGTCGAG CGTCGTACTGGAGGATTAGTTACATGGAGGTCAGGAAGTGTTATGGTAGTGTTTCGGGGAACCAACTATGAAGGTCCTCCTAAACCCCAGCCTGTTGATGGAGAAGGTGATTCTCTTTTTGTGCCAGACGTTTCTTCTGTTGACAATCCGGCAATGAGGAATGATAACAATGCTGGTCCTACTTTAGAAAAGGGCTCTTTGCCTGTCAGGAATCCAGTCCATGCTGAGAACATGACAGTAGAGGAAGCTGAATATAACAGCCTATTAGATGGTTTGGGTCCTCGTTTTGTTGATTGGTGGGGTACAGGAGTATTGCCTGTTGATGGTGATTTACTCCCACAAAGTATCCCTGGCTACAAAACACCGTTAAGAATTCTTCCAACAGGAATGCGGCCACGGCTGACCAATGCAGAGATGACTAATTTACGGAAGCTTGCGAAATCACTTCCTTGTCATTTTGCCCTTG GGAGAAATAGAAACCACCAAGGGTTGGCTGCTGCTATTATAAAGCTTTGGGAGAAAAGCATAGTTGTGAAAATTGCTGTCAAACCAGGAATCCAGAATACAAACAACAAGTTAATGGCTGAAGAAATAAAG GACCTAACAGGAGGAGTGTTACTACTTAGAAACAAATATTACATTGTCATATATCGTGGAAAGGATTTCCTTCCAACAAGTGTTGCTGCTGCTCTGTCAGAAAGAGAGGAATTGACTAAACATATTCAAGTTGTTGAAGAGAAAGTGCGGACTGGAGGAGCAGAGGCAATTCCATCTGGTGAAGATGGAGTCGGACAGCCTCTTGCAGGTACATTAGCAGAGTTTTATGAGGCTCAAGCTCGATGGGGAAGAGAAATATCTGCAGAAGAACATGAGAAGATGATAGAAGAAGCTTCTAGAGCTAAGAGTGCAAGGGTAGTAAAGCGTATTGAGCATAAACTAGCCCTT GCCCAAGCCAAAAAGCTAAGAGCAGAGAGACTATTAGCTAAGATAGAAGCATCCATGATTCCTGCTGGTCCTTCTGATGACCAGGAAACAATAACTGATGAGGAGCGGTTTATGTTTCGCAGGCTTGGTTTAAGAATGAAGGCATACTTGCTTCTTG GCGTTCGTGGTGTTTTTGATGGTGTTATTGAGAATATGCATTTACATTGGAAGCATAGAGAACTTGTGAAGCTAATCTCCAAACAAAAGACCCTCGCATTTGTTGAAGACACAGCAAGATTATTGGAATATGAGAGTGGTGGGATACTAGTGGCAATAGAAAGAGTTCCAAAAGGTTATGCCCTTATATATTATCGTGGAAAGAATTATCGACGACCTGTTAGCCTGAGGCCAAGAAACCTTCTAACCAAGGCAAAAGCATTAAAGCGATCAGTGGCCATGCAGCGCCATGAG GCTCTCAGTCAACACATATCTGAACTGGAGAGAACCATAGAgcaaatgaaaatggaaata GGAGATTCTAAAGATGCAGAGGATAAGGATTCCTGGAGCACAGAAGGCCATGGCCAGTTCGATCAAGTTTCAGAGGTCAGCAAA AGTGAAGATGAAGCTTCAGGCATGGATTCTGATGCTGATGATGTTGAAGACATTGACTGGAAGGATGATGAAGAGTCTGGCATTTCACGCTTCAAGAATCATGATGATCTTTCCAGCATAAAGTTTTAA
- the LOC117904311 gene encoding CRM-domain containing factor CFM3, chloroplastic/mitochondrial isoform X2, with translation MAFATAKLTEFPFTSHSSSLHFLFPKTPLSLLKPFSSLRTTDSNNLRNRKTKRSLYPWDHQNSRKSSNTNPNSSTKSWINKWPSPNPSIESEHRGIDSKGRDGTESRYFDGRSGTSAIERIVLRLRNLGLGSDDEDKNEGEVESGDTMPVTGDEKLGDLLQRDWVRPDSMLIEDEDEDDMILPWERGEERQEEEGDGRLKRRAVRAPTLAELTIEDEELRRLRRLGMTIRERINVPKAGITQAVLGKIHEKWRKEELVRLKFHEALAHDMKTAHEIVERRTGGLVTWRSGSVMVVFRGTNYEGPPKPQPVDGEGDSLFVPDVSSVDNPAMRNDNNAGPTLEKGSLPVRNPVHAENMTVEEAEYNSLLDGLGPRFVDWWGTGVLPVDGDLLPQSIPGYKTPLRILPTGMRPRLTNAEMTNLRKLAKSLPCHFALGRNRNHQGLAAAIIKLWEKSIVVKIAVKPGIQNTNNKLMAEEIKDLTGGVLLLRNKYYIVIYRGKDFLPTSVAAALSEREELTKHIQVVEEKVRTGGAEAIPSGEDGVGQPLAGTLAEFYEAQARWGREISAEEHEKMIEEASRAKSARVVKRIEHKLALAQAKKLRAERLLAKIEASMIPAGPSDDQETITDEERFMFRRLGLRMKAYLLLGVRGVFDGVIENMHLHWKHRELVKLISKQKTLAFVEDTARLLEYESGGILVAIERVPKGYALIYYRGKNYRRPVSLRPRNLLTKAKALKRSVAMQRHEALSQHISELERTIEQMKMEIGDSKDAEDKDSWSTEGHGQFDQVSESEDEASGMDSDADDVEDIDWKDDEESGISRFKNHDDLSSIKF, from the exons ATGGCCTTCGCAACTGCAAAATTAACGGAGTTTCCTTTCACCTCTCACTCATCCTCTCTCCACTTCCTCTTCCCTAAAACCCCCCTATCTCTCCTTAAACCCTTCTCTTCGCTCCGGACCACTGACTCCAACAACCTCAGAAACCGTAAAACTAAACGATCCCTTTATCCTTGGGACCATCAAAACTCTCGAAAAAGCTCTAACACTAATCCTAATTCTAGTACCAAATCTTGGATTAACAAATGGCCTTCTCCCAATCCTTCGATTGAGTCAGAACACAGAGGCATTGATTCTAAGGGTAGGGATGGGACGGAGAGTCGGTATTTCGATGGACGGAGCGGGACTAGTGCGATAGAGAGGATTGTGCTCCGGTTGCGGAATCTAGGGTTGGGTTCGGATGATGAGGATAAGAATGAGGGGGAAGTGGAGAGTGGTGATACAATGCCAGTGACCGGGGACGAGAAATTGGGGGATTTGTTGCAACGGGATTGGGTGCGACCCGATAGTATGTTGATtgaggatgaggatgaggatgacATGATTTTGCCATGGGAGAGGGGAGAGGAGCGGCAAGAAGAGGAGGGAGATGGGAGATTGAAGAGGAGGGCAGTCAGGGCGCCAACGTTGGCGGAGCTGACAATTGAGGACGAGGAGCTGAGGAGATTAAGGCGGCTCGGGATGACAATAAGAGAGAGGATTAATGTGCCCAAGGCAGGCATTACACAAGCGGTTTTGGGGAAGATTCATGAGAAGTGGAGGAAGGAAGAGTTGGTGCGGCTTAAATTTCATGAGGCTCTTGCGCATGATATGAAGACAGCCCATGAGATAGTCGAG CGTCGTACTGGAGGATTAGTTACATGGAGGTCAGGAAGTGTTATGGTAGTGTTTCGGGGAACCAACTATGAAGGTCCTCCTAAACCCCAGCCTGTTGATGGAGAAGGTGATTCTCTTTTTGTGCCAGACGTTTCTTCTGTTGACAATCCGGCAATGAGGAATGATAACAATGCTGGTCCTACTTTAGAAAAGGGCTCTTTGCCTGTCAGGAATCCAGTCCATGCTGAGAACATGACAGTAGAGGAAGCTGAATATAACAGCCTATTAGATGGTTTGGGTCCTCGTTTTGTTGATTGGTGGGGTACAGGAGTATTGCCTGTTGATGGTGATTTACTCCCACAAAGTATCCCTGGCTACAAAACACCGTTAAGAATTCTTCCAACAGGAATGCGGCCACGGCTGACCAATGCAGAGATGACTAATTTACGGAAGCTTGCGAAATCACTTCCTTGTCATTTTGCCCTTG GGAGAAATAGAAACCACCAAGGGTTGGCTGCTGCTATTATAAAGCTTTGGGAGAAAAGCATAGTTGTGAAAATTGCTGTCAAACCAGGAATCCAGAATACAAACAACAAGTTAATGGCTGAAGAAATAAAG GACCTAACAGGAGGAGTGTTACTACTTAGAAACAAATATTACATTGTCATATATCGTGGAAAGGATTTCCTTCCAACAAGTGTTGCTGCTGCTCTGTCAGAAAGAGAGGAATTGACTAAACATATTCAAGTTGTTGAAGAGAAAGTGCGGACTGGAGGAGCAGAGGCAATTCCATCTGGTGAAGATGGAGTCGGACAGCCTCTTGCAGGTACATTAGCAGAGTTTTATGAGGCTCAAGCTCGATGGGGAAGAGAAATATCTGCAGAAGAACATGAGAAGATGATAGAAGAAGCTTCTAGAGCTAAGAGTGCAAGGGTAGTAAAGCGTATTGAGCATAAACTAGCCCTT GCCCAAGCCAAAAAGCTAAGAGCAGAGAGACTATTAGCTAAGATAGAAGCATCCATGATTCCTGCTGGTCCTTCTGATGACCAGGAAACAATAACTGATGAGGAGCGGTTTATGTTTCGCAGGCTTGGTTTAAGAATGAAGGCATACTTGCTTCTTG GCGTTCGTGGTGTTTTTGATGGTGTTATTGAGAATATGCATTTACATTGGAAGCATAGAGAACTTGTGAAGCTAATCTCCAAACAAAAGACCCTCGCATTTGTTGAAGACACAGCAAGATTATTGGAATATGAGAGTGGTGGGATACTAGTGGCAATAGAAAGAGTTCCAAAAGGTTATGCCCTTATATATTATCGTGGAAAGAATTATCGACGACCTGTTAGCCTGAGGCCAAGAAACCTTCTAACCAAGGCAAAAGCATTAAAGCGATCAGTGGCCATGCAGCGCCATGAG GCTCTCAGTCAACACATATCTGAACTGGAGAGAACCATAGAgcaaatgaaaatggaaata GGAGATTCTAAAGATGCAGAGGATAAGGATTCCTGGAGCACAGAAGGCCATGGCCAGTTCGATCAAGTTTCAGAG AGTGAAGATGAAGCTTCAGGCATGGATTCTGATGCTGATGATGTTGAAGACATTGACTGGAAGGATGATGAAGAGTCTGGCATTTCACGCTTCAAGAATCATGATGATCTTTCCAGCATAAAGTTTTAA
- the LOC117904311 gene encoding CRM-domain containing factor CFM3, chloroplastic/mitochondrial isoform X3 encodes MAFATAKLTEFPFTSHSSSLHFLFPKTPLSLLKPFSSLRTTDSNNLRNRKTKRSLYPWDHQNSRKSSNTNPNSSTKSWINKWPSPNPSIESEHRGIDSKGRDGTESRYFDGRSGTSAIERIVLRLRNLGLGSDDEDKNEGEVESGDTMPVTGDEKLGDLLQRDWVRPDSMLIEDEDEDDMILPWERGEERQEEEGDGRLKRRAVRAPTLAELTIEDEELRRLRRLGMTIRERINVPKAGITQAVLGKIHEKWRKEELVRLKFHEALAHDMKTAHEIVERRTGGLVTWRSGSVMVVFRGTNYEGPPKPQPVDGEGDSLFVPDVSSVDNPAMRNDNNAGPTLEKGSLPVRNPVHAENMTVEEAEYNSLLDGLGPRFVDWWGTGVLPVDGDLLPQSIPGYKTPLRILPTGMRPRLTNAEMTNLRKLAKSLPCHFALGRNRNHQGLAAAIIKLWEKSIVVKIAVKPGIQNTNNKLMAEEIKDLTGGVLLLRNKYYIVIYRGKDFLPTSVAAALSEREELTKHIQVVEEKVRTGGAEAIPSGEDGVGQPLAGTLAEFYEAQARWGREISAEEHEKMIEEASRAKSARVVKRIEHKLALAQAKKLRAERLLAKIEASMIPAGPSDDQETITDEERFMFRRLGLRMKAYLLLGVRGVFDGVIENMHLHWKHRELVKLISKQKTLAFVEDTARLLEYESGGILVAIERVPKGYALIYYRGKNYRRPVSLRPRNLLTKAKALKRSVAMQRHEALSQHISELERTIEQMKMEIGDSKDAEDKDSWSTEGHGQFDQVSEERRKE; translated from the exons ATGGCCTTCGCAACTGCAAAATTAACGGAGTTTCCTTTCACCTCTCACTCATCCTCTCTCCACTTCCTCTTCCCTAAAACCCCCCTATCTCTCCTTAAACCCTTCTCTTCGCTCCGGACCACTGACTCCAACAACCTCAGAAACCGTAAAACTAAACGATCCCTTTATCCTTGGGACCATCAAAACTCTCGAAAAAGCTCTAACACTAATCCTAATTCTAGTACCAAATCTTGGATTAACAAATGGCCTTCTCCCAATCCTTCGATTGAGTCAGAACACAGAGGCATTGATTCTAAGGGTAGGGATGGGACGGAGAGTCGGTATTTCGATGGACGGAGCGGGACTAGTGCGATAGAGAGGATTGTGCTCCGGTTGCGGAATCTAGGGTTGGGTTCGGATGATGAGGATAAGAATGAGGGGGAAGTGGAGAGTGGTGATACAATGCCAGTGACCGGGGACGAGAAATTGGGGGATTTGTTGCAACGGGATTGGGTGCGACCCGATAGTATGTTGATtgaggatgaggatgaggatgacATGATTTTGCCATGGGAGAGGGGAGAGGAGCGGCAAGAAGAGGAGGGAGATGGGAGATTGAAGAGGAGGGCAGTCAGGGCGCCAACGTTGGCGGAGCTGACAATTGAGGACGAGGAGCTGAGGAGATTAAGGCGGCTCGGGATGACAATAAGAGAGAGGATTAATGTGCCCAAGGCAGGCATTACACAAGCGGTTTTGGGGAAGATTCATGAGAAGTGGAGGAAGGAAGAGTTGGTGCGGCTTAAATTTCATGAGGCTCTTGCGCATGATATGAAGACAGCCCATGAGATAGTCGAG CGTCGTACTGGAGGATTAGTTACATGGAGGTCAGGAAGTGTTATGGTAGTGTTTCGGGGAACCAACTATGAAGGTCCTCCTAAACCCCAGCCTGTTGATGGAGAAGGTGATTCTCTTTTTGTGCCAGACGTTTCTTCTGTTGACAATCCGGCAATGAGGAATGATAACAATGCTGGTCCTACTTTAGAAAAGGGCTCTTTGCCTGTCAGGAATCCAGTCCATGCTGAGAACATGACAGTAGAGGAAGCTGAATATAACAGCCTATTAGATGGTTTGGGTCCTCGTTTTGTTGATTGGTGGGGTACAGGAGTATTGCCTGTTGATGGTGATTTACTCCCACAAAGTATCCCTGGCTACAAAACACCGTTAAGAATTCTTCCAACAGGAATGCGGCCACGGCTGACCAATGCAGAGATGACTAATTTACGGAAGCTTGCGAAATCACTTCCTTGTCATTTTGCCCTTG GGAGAAATAGAAACCACCAAGGGTTGGCTGCTGCTATTATAAAGCTTTGGGAGAAAAGCATAGTTGTGAAAATTGCTGTCAAACCAGGAATCCAGAATACAAACAACAAGTTAATGGCTGAAGAAATAAAG GACCTAACAGGAGGAGTGTTACTACTTAGAAACAAATATTACATTGTCATATATCGTGGAAAGGATTTCCTTCCAACAAGTGTTGCTGCTGCTCTGTCAGAAAGAGAGGAATTGACTAAACATATTCAAGTTGTTGAAGAGAAAGTGCGGACTGGAGGAGCAGAGGCAATTCCATCTGGTGAAGATGGAGTCGGACAGCCTCTTGCAGGTACATTAGCAGAGTTTTATGAGGCTCAAGCTCGATGGGGAAGAGAAATATCTGCAGAAGAACATGAGAAGATGATAGAAGAAGCTTCTAGAGCTAAGAGTGCAAGGGTAGTAAAGCGTATTGAGCATAAACTAGCCCTT GCCCAAGCCAAAAAGCTAAGAGCAGAGAGACTATTAGCTAAGATAGAAGCATCCATGATTCCTGCTGGTCCTTCTGATGACCAGGAAACAATAACTGATGAGGAGCGGTTTATGTTTCGCAGGCTTGGTTTAAGAATGAAGGCATACTTGCTTCTTG GCGTTCGTGGTGTTTTTGATGGTGTTATTGAGAATATGCATTTACATTGGAAGCATAGAGAACTTGTGAAGCTAATCTCCAAACAAAAGACCCTCGCATTTGTTGAAGACACAGCAAGATTATTGGAATATGAGAGTGGTGGGATACTAGTGGCAATAGAAAGAGTTCCAAAAGGTTATGCCCTTATATATTATCGTGGAAAGAATTATCGACGACCTGTTAGCCTGAGGCCAAGAAACCTTCTAACCAAGGCAAAAGCATTAAAGCGATCAGTGGCCATGCAGCGCCATGAG GCTCTCAGTCAACACATATCTGAACTGGAGAGAACCATAGAgcaaatgaaaatggaaata GGAGATTCTAAAGATGCAGAGGATAAGGATTCCTGGAGCACAGAAGGCCATGGCCAGTTCGATCAAGTTTCAGAG gaaagaagaaaggaataa